The window TTGTAGAATTGACCAGCTGCGCCCGCAGCATCCTGGCGCCCACGTCCGGTCCTGACCCTTCCGTTATGAAGCTGACGAGCACGAAGGTCCTGTTCACGTCCACGGGCGTGCTCAAGGTCGCGTTGACGGAGGTCGTCGGTTCGATCATCGTGAAGACCGAGCCCTTCTGGACCATGGCATCCCCGGGATTGGTGAACTCCACCACCTGCCACCAGATCGCGTGTCCCGCGTTGGCACCGTATACCCTGAACTGGACGTTGCTCGCGTTGGTCAGTTCCCCGAGGACGGGATCATCGTAGCTCCAATTGATGTCAGCGCTCGAAGGCGTCTTGGACCACAACACGAAGGCCTGACTGACGTTCGCAACGGGATTGATGGCGACATCCATAACGGTTGATGTCTGAGAGGGGATCTGTCCTCTCTGCACCTGCACTCCCAAATGATACTCAACGACGTACCACTGAATAGTGATGGGTACCGGCACGGCCTCGTTCGTCACTCGTACGAATTCGAGTGCGGTGGATGTGGCGATCCTGCCCCTGACCTCGGAGCTAACGGGACGCCCGCCATCATGGCGAGCATTAAACATGAGGAACGTCTTGGTCATGTCGACCGCCGATATGGGAATCATCACGACGCCGTTGGACGAGCTCACCGAGGTGCCGCTCTGCAGCGACCTCACCCCCCCGCCAGAGCTCGCGTTCGTCGGAGGGCTGCTTGCCGATGTGTTCCCGTAGTAGAGGTAGTAGTCCTTGTCGGACAAAGAGGCCGTGATGACCCTGTGAAGTGCAAACCAGATTCTCGTGGACGTGTCGTTCCACGCCGAGCCCGGGTCGAGGCTCCGGTTGAGCTCAACCCATGCTGCACCGTCCCAATGGACCACCCGCATGTCGTCGCCGTCCGCCTGGGACTTGCCGGCAGACACGAGTGCAGCGTGGTCGAGGGCGGTTGACACCGCGAATCCCGCGGGGAGGTCGGACAGGCCTGCTGTGACGGTCATGCTCTGCCTGAACTGACATTGGGTCCCGTTCCACCAGGGTCTGGGGAGCTCGCTGAAATGCATGTGAAGGACATAGGGTCCCGCATCGATGTTAACGTCCGCGGTGCCCGTGTGCAAGGAAGGAGCCAGCGAAAGGAGCATCAGTACTGCGATCGCAACTGCGGGAACTCCCCTGAGCCACGAAGGTCGCGTACTCGATGATATGCCCGTCGTGCTGCGTGACATCATTTCGACCCTCCCTCCTGATGGCCGCTGCCATCCGCCTCGTCGAGATCCAGCGCCTTCTCAATCTCGAAGGGGCCTTCTCCGCCGTCCTCGGCCTCGATGTCGTTTGTGGGGTCGAACTCCCCCAGATGCTTTCTGAGGATCCGTTCCACTCCCGCGAATCCCGCTAGGAATCCGCTCCAGTCCTTCAGCTCGTCGGCATATGTCCTCTCGATTTCCTCCAAGGCTTCCTTCAGAGGCCGCATGTTCCTTCTCGTCTCGTGCCCGCTGTAGACGATGGCAAGGTACACCTGTTCGCCCTTCTCGATCAGAATCTTCTGGTCCCCGAAGTCTATCCTCCTCACGGGTACGTCCTCTATCTCTCGGAACGAGTCCCGTATGAACTCCTGGATCACGGTGAACATGCTCGAGAAGATGTCCTCGTCGACGTAGGTCTCCTTCTCCATCACGGAATGGCTGATGAGGGTGCCACTCCTGTGGATCAGGAACGTCTCGTCGATGTCAATCCTGGCGAAGAACCATCTCGAGAATATCGCGAGTATCAGGCCCGCAAGGATGATCGTGATTATGGACCACGGCCAGTATATCTGGTCCCAGATGGAGGGCGGTGGCGGACCGATGATGCTGACCCGGATAGTGGCATAGGTCGTTAATGAACCATCGCTCACCTCGAGGCGGATGTAATCGGTGCCCTCGTCCGAATAGGCGAACAGGAGCATGTACCCGGCGATGGAGGGCGTCTCCGCGTAGTCGCCCGACACGAGGATCGTCAGCTCCGAGAAGCTGTTGTCGACGTCGTGGATATACTCCGTCAGGTCCAGAGTGTAGGTCTGGCCCTTCATCAGGACCAGGTCCGCGATGGGCAGTATCACGGGCGCGTCGTTGACCGGGAGGACGTCCACCTTTATCGTCTGCTCCCTTATCCCGCCGAACGTGTCGGTCGCTCGGAAGGTCACATACTCCACACCGAACCAGTCCTGAACGGAAGAGAAGTCGACGACGAGAGTTGAGTTATCGATGGACACGATGACGTTCGAAGAGAGGCTGGTATATGTGAGCTCATCTCCGTCCGGATCGAGGAAGTGATCGTCGATCGTGAACGCGTCCGAGAGTCCATTGTCCTCGAAGAAGATGAAGTCAGGGATGGGAGAGGCGACCTCTGGCGACAGGTTGTCGAGCACAGTTATGTTGATGTCCTGGAACGCTTCCTCCAAGCCGTCGCTCACGGTGATCCGGACAGCGAAGGTCTGCCCGCTCAGGCTTACTGGGTAGTAGATGTACATGACAGTCGTCTGGCTGCCATAGATGAATATGTGAGTGGGATCGTTGGTGGTTATCAGGAGATCGGACGTGTCGTTGTCCACGTCGTGGACGTAGGGCATCAGGTCGAACGTGTAGTTGATCAGGGGGCTGGCGATGTCATCATAATGGACCACGAGGTCCGGGACGCCCGAGATCGTCGGCGGGTCGTTGACGGGGAGGACCGTCACAAGGACGATGTCCTCTGCTCTGGCGTTCTCGGGATCGATCGCCCTGAAGGTCACGATCTCCTGTCCAGACCAGTCCACGGGGGCCTTGAAGTCCACCGTGTGGTCCTCGTTGATCGTGATGTCGACCTGGATGTTCCCGGTCGTGTAGAAGAGGCTGTCCGCGTCCGGGTCATCGAAGTAGTCGTCCAGGTCGAAGTAGTTTATCACCTCCTCGCCCTCGTAGAGGGTGATGTCCGGCAGCTGCGTCGTCAGAACCGGCACGTAATCCTCCGATACCGTGATCGCCAGCAGCGTAAACATCTCCCCTCCGTCCTCGTCGTGGACCGCTATTCTTGGATACTGGGGGGAGAGGTCGAGGTACTCCTCGGGGTAGGTGAATGTCCCCCACAGCCCGTCGAAGGATACGTGGTCGGCGTCGGTGCAAGTCAGCGTGAGGTCCTCCTTCGCGGTTTCAACATCCGAGACGTAGTCGTAGAAGTAGTAGGTGTAGGCGACGTCGTAGTGTAGCGTGAAGGGAGTAATGCTCTCGATTGTGGGCCTATCGTTCACGGATGTTATGTTGACGTAAAGGGTCTGGCCGTCTGTATGGCCATCCTTGTCCCTCAGCCATATCGTGAGCTCGTCGCTACCGTAAGCGTCCGGGACTGTGGTGAGCGTTATCAGGTGGTTCCCGATGACATTGTCTCCGCTGATCGTCGTCAGCGAGGGATCATGGTCCGTGAAGAACCACGTGAGGTCGGAGAGAGGGTCCTGAGGATCGCTCGCGAACGCGGAGAGGTCGAGGCTCCAGCTGCCGTAGTCCTCAGTCTTGAGCTGATCTGGTACGGTTCCCTGTATCGCTGGATCGACGTTGGTCACGACGACGGAAACGTTCGCGGTGCCGGTAACATTGCTCTGGAGCGTGGCGGTGATCCTGATCCAGCCGTCGAGCAGTGATGTGTCCTGTGCCCTGAGCGTGGCGTTCTGGATCAATGAGTATGTCACGGTACCCGCGTTCGTCTCCCAAACCGAATCCACTATCGCCACGAGGTTTCCATCCAAGTCGTAGCCCGTGGCGGTGAAATCCATGTATTCTAGGTGCTCGATGACCGCTGGGTCCGGCTGCACCTGGATCGTGTCCAAGGCGCCCGCCACTACTGTCATCCAGTCCGTCGTGTTCGTGTGTCCGAGGCCATCATCGATCGAGACCGTTCCTGTTCCGACCGTCGTCGCCTCGAATAGAGATGTTTCAGAAGGTCCTGCGGGAATGGTTCCGATGCCTCCGTTGACCGCCCAAGTGACGTTGGCGGGACCTATCATGTTCCCGTCGGCATCGTACTCGTATGCTGCGAGGTTCACGCTTTCGTCCGCCGTCAGCGTTCCAGGGCTCCATGGTTCAATGCCAACGCGGAATCTCGAACCTACCACTACTTGTATCATATTCGTCGTGTTCGTGTGTCCGAGGCCGTCATTCGCTGTGATCGTTCCGATGCCAGGCTGTGTCGGATCGAAGACCGCTGAGGAGTTGGGACCAGGGGTTATCGTTCCTACGCCCCCCGCCACCGACCAATTGGCGAGAATGGGTCCCACGAGATTGCCCTCGGAATCGTATGCGCTCACGTTGAGGAACAGCATGTCGTCGGTCGTGAGAGTGCCTGGATCCCACGGGTCTATCCCTATTCCGGAAGCCGCCCCAGGAAGGACGTTGACGGTCGTGTAGTTGGATATCGTGTCGTCCGAGTTGTTGCAGTAGACGCGCCAGGTTCCTGCGGTCCCTGGATTGTAGACACCACTAGCGTCGACGGCACCGGTTGGGTCCGTTGTAGACCAGTACTGAGCGAACGTCACCACATTGTGGAAAGGGTCATGTCCAATGGCATCGAGGTCGATGACATCATCGGCAGTGCCAGTCCATGTAGCGAGAGACATGTGAATGTGGTCCAGGGCTCCGGAGAAGGAGTAGGTAATCGTCATGTTGAAGAGCGTCGGCGTCGATGCCGTGTCCATCGTCGTGAGGTTGGCCATGAACCTGATCGACGGCGAGAGGACAGATTGCAGACTCTCTCCAGTATTGACAGGGGTCCAGGACATGCCGGAATCAGTGGAATAGGAGAATGTCACGTTGGAGTCGAGAGGCCCGTTGTAGAGAGCGTCGAAGTCCTCCCAGCTGACCCAACTGGCGGGAGCAAAGTCCTCGGTCTCCAGGATTCCCTCAGATGCGTACTTCCAGTAGTCGATCCTGACTTCCTCCAGGACAGGCGTCTTGGTCGTGTTGTACGTCTCCATCTCGACCTTGTACTGCAGGCACATGTCGGATAGCGAAGTGATCTGAGAACCGAGGGGCGACAGGTAGGCGGGAGACCAGCTGCTCCAGCTCCCGGCGCAATCGCCTGAACGAGTGTGCAACGACAGGTTCGTCTGGCTGGGCTGACTGGAGTTCCAGCTGATGTTCCCCCAGTTGACTTGGGACTGCCCGTCCATCACTCTCGAGACGAACGAGCCGTTGGCGTATCCTCCCTCTGTCGTCACGTAGTCGACTCTGAGTCTTGGACGCCTGCCAGGTGAACCCCATTCCTTGCTGTTGAATACCTTCCTGCTCTCCAAGTAAGGCTGGTCCTCCGCCATGAGGATTGCGCCGTAGTTCGTCCTCGTGCCGGTCATCCAGTCATCTACAAGCGCTGTTATGTCCCACAGATGATTGATCGTCTGGTTCGTTACGTCGGTCAAAACGAATTCGGCTGTGGCATTGAAGTCACCGCCTGGCGTGACCCAGCTGGTGACTCCGTCCCGACTATCCCATGTGACACCGTTGGTCGGATTTCCGTCGCCCGTTCCCTCAACCCATGAAGCGGTCACCTGGTGCGCCGAGACGTTAACGGGATTGGCGCTGGCCGCCCATTCGAGGTTTAACCGTATTTCCGCGTGAGTAATCAGGTTGAGAGCCCCGATTGCGCTAAGGTCAAACTGAATGAGAATCCTCTCTGGCTCAGAGGATTCCACATTCAACTCCACGGAGGCCCCGTAGTTCTTGTTGCCTCCGCCCGCGGCGGTGATGTAAGCGTCCTTTCCATTTCCATAGTCGACCCCGATATCGAAGGATCCGGGCGTGCCAGCGGCAGCCGTGTCGTTCAACGTGATATTCCCGGGAACAGATACCAGATCCACGTTCAGGAATGTCGACCCTTGCTGGAAGTCCGCCTGGCTGGTGTCGACGAATTGGAACGGCAGGACCTCGAGCGTGACGTTGCCGGCGCCGAAGCTCAGGTTCTGGAAGGTGTAGTTGGCGGGATTCTGGAAGGCCCATGTGGCCGTCGCTGTCCCGTCACTGTTGTCCACCAAGGCGGGATCGGACAAAGAGTCGTCTGTCAGGGCCATGAAACTGGAAGCGAGTAGCAAGAAGACCAGACACGTCAGTCTCGCGTTGCTTACGCTCGATGATTGATTTGCATACGTTCGTTTGAGATCGCCCTTCACGAATTGCCTCCGGCTGCGAGGAACATCTATGCTCCAGTGAACCATTCTCCTCGTTCCGATAAAACGATGAGTCTTCGATTATCAGGTCTGAGAATCAGTTCCGATAGTCTCGGTGGGACAGTACTCCCGCCCCGATCCCCGCGAGGGGTCGACCTCCCTGCAGAGCGCCTGGAAGTGACAATGTCCATCACCAAATCACCGCTGCGGATGGTCGGAAGACCCCGCATTCTAAAGTTTCTTATACCGTCTAACTGTTTTCGAGGCAATGCCAGTCATCACGCTAGATTACGGTGACCTCATCTCGCTCATCGGCCAGGATGTCCCGATGGACGAGCTCCTGGAGAGAATCCCGATGCTCGGAGCCTCCCTGGAGGGAGTGGAAGGCAACGAGATGAGCGTGGAGTTCTTCCCGAACAGGCCTGACCTCTATTCGGTCGAAGGGGTCGCCAGAGCCCTCAGGGGGTTTCTGAACTTCGAGAAGGGGCTCGCCCATTATCCAACGGAGGACTCGGGGATCGACTTCATAGTCGACAAGAGCGTGACGGATGTCCGCCCGTACGCCGTTGGAGGCGTCGTGAGGGACGTGGAGATGACGGACGAGCTCGTGAAGTCCCTGATGGACATGCAGGAGAAGCTTCACCTCACGATGGGCAGGAAGAGGAGAAAGGTCTCGGTCGGCGTTCATGACATAGACAATGTGGCTCCGCCCTTCACATACATGGGCGTTCCGCCGGAGGAGAGGACGTTCTTCCCGCTCCAGGGCACGCGGGAGATGAACATGGCCGAGATCCTGCGCGAGCATCCGAAGGGCGTCGACTACGCGTACATCCTCGAGGGGAAGGATAGGTTCCCGCTCATAGTCGACAAGAATGACGAGGTGCTCTCGTTCCCGCCGATCATCAACGGGATCGCGACGACAGTCACGGAGGAGACCACGAACCTCTTCCTCGACGTCACGGGTCTGGACTACGAGGCCGTCCACACGACGCTCGTGATCGTGGCGACCGCACTGGCCGAAAGAGGCGGGAAGCTCCAGACGGTCAATCTTCACACGCCGGAGGGCGACAGTATCACACCTGACCTGACCCCAAAGACGAGGGTCCTGAACAGGGTTTACGCGAACAAGCTCATAGGGGTCGACCTCAGCCCGGAAGAGACGGTGGACTGCCTCGAAAGGATGAGGTTCGCCTGCAACGTCACGGGTGAGGACATCGAGGTCCAGATACCCGCCTACAGGAACGACATCCTCCACCCCGCGGACCTCGTGGAGGACGTGGCCATTGCGTACGGATATGAGAGAATCGAACCGCAGACGCCGAGGGCGACGACGACGGGGAGCCTGATACGGTTCAACGAGGCCTGCAACTCGCTGCGCAACCTGATGATAGGATACGGCTACACGGAGGCGAGCACGCTCAGCCTGGTCGGCGCCGACTCCCAAGAGGAGGGTGTCGAGCACGTGAAGCTGATGCATCCCATAACGACGGAGCAGTCGACACTGAGAACGTCCCTCCTTCCCTCCCTGATGACTCTCCTGCAGGCGAACAGGCATCACGAGCTCCCGCAGAGGTTCTTCGAGGCGGGGGACGTCGTCATAGAAGCCAAGAACGTGAGGAAACTAGCGGGCGTGTCGATCCACGCGAAGGCGGGCTTCACCGAGGTCAAGTCCCTCGTCCAAAGCCTCCTTCGCGACCTGGGGCACGAGATGAGTATCGAACCGCGAAAGGACGGCCTGTTCATCAGGGGCCGGGCAGCGTCCGTGGTCAAAGGAGGAGAGGATATCGGCAAGTTCGGTGAGATGACCCCTGACGTGATCGATGAGTACGAGCTGAGCTACCCGGTCGTTGGCTTCGAGCTCGACCTTCCCTCGCTGTTGGCCGACTGAGGCAAAAGATTCAATTATCATTCCTCATTCTCTCTACCGAGCTGAGGTAGCTAAGCCCGGACCAAGGCGCCGGCCTTGAGAGTCGGTGGTGCACTGCACCGCGGGAGTTCGAATCTCCCCCTCAGCGTGCAGAAGCGAGGGTAGCCAAGCCTGGTCAACGGCGCTAGGTTGAGGGCCTAGTCCTGCAGAGGTCCTTGGGTTCGAATCCCAACCCTCGCACTCCTTCTGGACGCGCTCGATCGGGCCGCCAGATTGACGTGCATTTGCTCACGTTTATATATCCCAGCGGCATTGCTTCGAGAGGACTATGGCCACGCTGTCCAGAGTGGTCAAAGACAACAAGGAGATGAGTGCGATGACAGACAAGAAAGCGGACCTCGCCGGTCCCGGCATAGGAGACTACGCCGAGCTAGAGAAGATCCTGCCGCAGGACTACAGTCCTCTGCTGACACCGAAGGAGACGCAGAAGGCCATTTTCGCGATGAAGAGCTACATCGAGGAGGGGCTGTGCAAGGAGCTCAACCTGATGATGGTCTCGGTCCCGCTCATCGTGGACGTCAAGAGTGGTGTGAACGACGACTTGGACCGTGACGGCTCGCGGTCCCCGATACAGTTCCACATCTCCAACGACTATGACAAGAACCCGATTGATGCTCAGATAGTGCAGGCGGCGACGAAATGGAAGCGCGTCGCGCTGAAGCAGTTCGACATGCAGGTCGGCGAGGGCATCTGCACGGACATGCACGCGGTGCGGAAGGACTACTTCCTCGACCACGACCACAGCGCCTACGTGGACCAGTGGGACTGGGAGATGGTGATCTCCGACGAGCACCGGAACCTGGCGTTCCTGACGGACATCGTGGAGAAGATCTGGAAGGTCCTCAAGGGCGCTGAGACGCGCGTCCAGGAGATGTTCCCGCAGCTGGTGACGGACAAGTATCCCAGCCTGCCCGAGAAGCTCAAGTTCCTGCATGCCGAGGAGATCCTCGAGAGATATCCTGACCTCCCGCGAAAGCAGCGCGAGACGGAGATCCTGCAGGATTTCCCCGCCGTGTTCATCTACGGCATCGGCTGGCCGCTCGAGGACGGCTATCCGCACGAGATGAGGGCCGCGGACTACGACGACTGGGTCACGGAGACCGTGTCCAAGGACGGGAAACCCATGCATGGGCTGAACGGAGACATACTCGTCTGGAACCCCGTGACAAAGCGGAGGCACGAGCTGACATCCATGGGGATCCGCGTGAACCCGGAGACGCTCAGGCAGCAGCTGGAGATGTCCGGACAGCTGGACTTCTTGGAGCTTCCATACCATCAGGGGATACTGAACGGCGAGCTCCCGCTAAGCGTCGGCGGCGGGATAGGACAGTCCCGTACGTATATGCTCCTGCTCAAGATGGCGCATCTGGGAGAAGTGAGCGTCAGCGTCTGGCCGAAGATACTGAAGGACATGTGCGCGAAGAAGCAGATTTTCGTTCTTGAATGATAGTTCAATCCGTTTCTCGAGCGAGTGTTTCATTAAGTCCAATGCCATTTCCGTGTCTGACACAACGAGCAACACCCGATGTGCGGTGTCTGTTCACGGGGACAACTCATGAAGGTCAGAGTAGCCACAGGAACCGCAATCCACCTCGGGCTGAGGAAGGGCAAGCTGCCATCCAGACCAACGACGGCCCATCTCCTGACGCCTGGCAAGTGCACCTTCGATTGCGCATACTGCACCAAGGCAAGATCCAGCGCTTCGAACCCTGATTTCATGTGCAGGATCACATGGCCCGCTCATTCGGAACCGCACGTGTGGGACGCGCTTGAGGAGACGTCATCAGCCTTCACGAGGATTTGCATCCAGGTCGTCAACGGCCCGGGCTGCTTCGAGACCGCGAAGAGATGGGCCCGAGAGGCCAAGAGCCGGTGCGACCTTCCCGTGAGCGTTGAAGCGCGGGTGAACAGACCGAGCGACGTGGCGGAACTGCTGAGAGAGGGCGCCGACTGCGTAGGCCTGCCGCTCGATGTCGCGTCCGAGAGACTGCATCCGGTCCTGAGGGGAGGCCGACTCGATGAGGCTCTGGAGCTGACACTGTCATCCGCAGATTCCTTTCCGGGAAGGGTAAGTACGCACATCATCGTGGGTCTGGGAGAGACCGACGAGGAGATGGTCGATGTCTCCCGGAGAGTGTTGGAGAAGGACATACCGCTCGCCCTGTTCGCTTTCACACCGTGCAAGGGAACCAGGCTGGAGAACATAGACCCGCCGAGCCTCAAGCGGTTCAGGAAGATACAGCTGGCAACCCACCTCATCGCGGAGGACGCCAGCACGAGGTTGGAGTACGATCGAGCAGGAGGACTGATCCTGCCTTCCATCGAGGATGACGACCTCATCAGCATGATGGGCGAAGCTCTTCTCACGCGGGGATGCGAGGGGTGCAACAGGCCCTTCTACAATGAGAGACCTGGATGCACGCCGTACAACTACCCAGAGACCCTCACGGAAGAACAGATTGCGGAGGAGATGCGGGTGATACGGAGTTGACGCGGACCCGAGACGTAGACACGGAGACAGGCAAGCCGATTTGGAGGCTTCTAGAGACCGGTCATGCGGACGCTTTCCACAACATGGCCCTGGACGAGGCCATCTTGGAGGCAGGAAGGGACGGCAGGGTTCGGCCCACGCTACGACTGTACGGCTGGAGCCCACCGGCGGTCTCGATCGGGTACTTCCAGAGGCTCGATGAGGAGGTTCACACTCAGACGTGCGAGGACCTGGGAATCGACGTCGTGAGGCGCATCACCGGCGGCGGGGCGGTCCTCCACGACAAGGAGGTCACCTATTCCGTCATCGCTTCCGAGACGGATGATTCAATACCCAGAGGTATGCTGGAGTCTTACAAGCTGATATGTGCGGGCATAATCGAGGGTCTCAGGAGCCTCGGAATCGAGGCGGGCCTTTCCGGTAACGATATTGTCGTTGGCTCGGAGAAGGTCTCGGGAAACGCCCAGAACAGAAGGTGGGGGGCCATCCTGCAGCACGGGTCAATATTCCTCGACGCGGACTACGAGACCATGTTCAGCGTCCTGAACGTCGCAAAGGAACAAATGAATAGGGGAAACACGTGTATGGTGAGAGGGAGGATGACTTCCCTGCGGGAACTGAGCGGCAAAGGGCCGGATTTCCGGACGGTCTCCAGCCACTTGGCAAAGGGATTCGAGAAGGCCCTGGGGATCGAGTTCTCGAGCGCGGAGCCCGCGAAGGAGGAAACCGAGAGGGCGGAGAGCCTGGCCCGCACGAAGTACTCCACACCGGAGTGGAACGGGAGAAGATGAGGGAGTGATGCTGATAGTCGTCTACCTGATCGTGGCAGTGGGGTTCTTCTTCCATCCATAACGTGATGCCCGGGGACCTAGCGCGAGCTAGCTCCCGAAAAGGGTCCTTACGAAGCTGATGTCCTCGGAAGTGACGTTCCTGTACTTCACGAAGAGCAGATCGAACGGGCTAAAGCTCCTCTCCTCGATCAACCTCTTCGCTCGGGGAAGGTCCATCTCGATGTAGATATCGTCAGGAGCGTTGTCCGGATCGACGTCGAATGATATTTCTCCGGAGCTGACGGAAAAGAGGTAACGCGCATCCTCCCTGACGACGAGGTGAACGCTCCTACCCTCGTACCTCTCCAGGGCATGAGCTATTGTGGGATCCTCATCCTTTCGTCTGTCAAGTTCCTCTAGGGACCGCCTGAAGAGGTCATCGAAGTACGGCATACCGAAGGCTGATTCCAAAGCTCGTATTTTCAACTTCCCATCGAATTCGGTCCTGCGGGTCAGGTGCGGAGCGTGGCATTTGATATACCAGGCGGAACTTGAGGTCCATAACTGGTGATGGCATGTTGGACAGGCATGATAGGGAACTGGAAGGTTTCTACCACTACTGCCCGGCGGTGGCTATGATCGTGACCGTCAGCAGGGGACCGGAGAAGGACGCCATGGCGGCGGCTTGGCACTCGCCCATATCGTTCGATCCTCCACTGTACGGAGTGTCGGTCTCACCGAAGCGGCACACGTATCAGATGATTATGGACGCCAAGGAGTTCGGTGTCAACTTCGTGCCCTTCGAGGTCGCGGAGCTCGTTGCGCAAGTGGGCGGTTGCAGCGGGAGGGATGTGGACAAGTTCGAGCGATTCAAGATTGAGGAGGTCGATCCGTTGGAGACCTCGGCTCCCATCATACGGGACTCCTACGCGGCCTACGAATGCCGGCTCTTTGCCAGCAACTCTCACGGTGATCACGAATGGTTTGTCGGAGAGATCGTCGCGGCGCACGCAGATTCCTCGGCCTTCGCAGAGGACGGTGTCATCGACGTGCAGAAGGCGGTGCCCACTCTGTATCTGGGCCTGGATCGCTATCTCAAGATTGAGTCGTCCGAGACCATCGAGCTTGATAGAAGAAGGCTAGCCGATCTGCGCCGATAGAATCCGTCAAGACGCTTCTGTCCCATCTCCTCGAGGACCACTGCAGGCGTGAGAGCAATGGAAAAGAGACTGGCCAAGAACAGGGTTCCAGCGTAGTCTCCGACTCTAGGTTCACCTCAGTCCAGAAAGAAGAGAAGGACAGTAGACTGGGGCAGGAGAGGAAGGAGGGCAACGAACGTACAGGGCGTCGTGTCCCTATCGAATCAGAACTCACTCTTGGTGTACTGCGTAGCTGGACCTCTCTCCAGTTTTGTTGCCTTGGATTCGAGTTCTTTCACCCGCATCTTCATCTTCTTCAGAAGCTCTTCCTGCTTGGCGATCTTAACCTTCAGCTTCGCGGACTCTGTTCGGAATTTGGCTGCCCTGTGCCGATCCTTGGCTCTTTTCTTTTCCGCCTTTGCCTGTTTCACAGATTTGGCCATCATCTTACCCCCGCAATTCGGGCGGGCGCATCTCTGCGCCCATACGCATAAGGATAGATATCCTAATAATCTCTTTGGTCGAGGTCAGGAGAGAGAACGGACCGTTCTTCACAGGGAATAGTACCATAGAACGCTCCTAGGAGAGATACACATCGCTGATAACGATGATACAAGTGATATATAGAAAGATGGAGAATGATGACGTGCACTTTCAGTGTAAGGTCTAGCTATGCCCAGGAAGAAAAAGAAGAAGTTCACTGAGGACTTCATGAAGAAGTGGAAAGAAACCACGAGCGATGAAGAAGTGACCAAGACGAAGAGGATCCTCAGGAGACAGGAAGAGCTGCTGAAGAAGCATCCGAAGAACGTCAACTTGTGGTTCGCCAGAGGCGAGGTGTTAAGGAGCATGGGCGAGCACGAGAAGGCGCTCAAGTGCTACGATGCTGTGGTGAATCTCGAGCCTGGACACAAAGCGGTCCACAATGCAAGGGCGAGCGCACTCGCGGCCCTAGGCAAGAGGGACGAGGCGGTCGAGTCCTATGAGAAGGCGCTCCAGCTCGCCAAGGAGGCGGAAGAAGAGGTTGCAGATGTCGAGCCCGCCATCGAGGATCTCGAAAAGCTCATCGAGGATGTCACCCCTCTGGATGAGCTGGAGGAGATTGCAGAGGAACCGGCCCCGCCAGAGGAGCCCGAAGAGTACTTCGCCTGCCCGATGTGTGGTGAGCTTCTTGATCCTGAGGAAAGCAGGTGTTCGACTTGCGGTACGGAATTCCTGGAGGAAGTCGACGAGGAGGAGATCCTGGAGAGACTGGAAGCCCTGGAATCCGAAATCATG of the Candidatus Thermoplasmatota archaeon genome contains:
- a CDS encoding DNRLRE domain-containing protein, which encodes MKGDLKRTYANQSSSVSNARLTCLVFLLLASSFMALTDDSLSDPALVDNSDGTATATWAFQNPANYTFQNLSFGAGNVTLEVLPFQFVDTSQADFQQGSTFLNVDLVSVPGNITLNDTAAAGTPGSFDIGVDYGNGKDAYITAAGGGNKNYGASVELNVESSEPERILIQFDLSAIGALNLITHAEIRLNLEWAASANPVNVSAHQVTASWVEGTGDGNPTNGVTWDSRDGVTSWVTPGGDFNATAEFVLTDVTNQTINHLWDITALVDDWMTGTRTNYGAILMAEDQPYLESRKVFNSKEWGSPGRRPRLRVDYVTTEGGYANGSFVSRVMDGQSQVNWGNISWNSSQPSQTNLSLHTRSGDCAGSWSSWSPAYLSPLGSQITSLSDMCLQYKVEMETYNTTKTPVLEEVRIDYWKYASEGILETEDFAPASWVSWEDFDALYNGPLDSNVTFSYSTDSGMSWTPVNTGESLQSVLSPSIRFMANLTTMDTASTPTLFNMTITYSFSGALDHIHMSLATWTGTADDVIDLDAIGHDPFHNVVTFAQYWSTTDPTGAVDASGVYNPGTAGTWRVYCNNSDDTISNYTTVNVLPGAASGIGIDPWDPGTLTTDDMLFLNVSAYDSEGNLVGPILANWSVAGGVGTITPGPNSSAVFDPTQPGIGTITANDGLGHTNTTNMIQVVVGSRFRVGIEPWSPGTLTADESVNLAAYEYDADGNMIGPANVTWAVNGGIGTIPAGPSETSLFEATTVGTGTVSIDDGLGHTNTTDWMTVVAGALDTIQVQPDPAVIEHLEYMDFTATGYDLDGNLVAIVDSVWETNAGTVTYSLIQNATLRAQDTSLLDGWIRITATLQSNVTGTANVSVVVTNVDPAIQGTVPDQLKTEDYGSWSLDLSAFASDPQDPLSDLTWFFTDHDPSLTTISGDNVIGNHLITLTTVPDAYGSDELTIWLRDKDGHTDGQTLYVNITSVNDRPTIESITPFTLHYDVAYTYYFYDYVSDVETAKEDLTLTCTDADHVSFDGLWGTFTYPEEYLDLSPQYPRIAVHDEDGGEMFTLLAITVSEDYVPVLTTQLPDITLYEGEEVINYFDLDDYFDDPDADSLFYTTGNIQVDITINEDHTVDFKAPVDWSGQEIVTFRAIDPENARAEDIVLVTVLPVNDPPTISGVPDLVVHYDDIASPLINYTFDLMPYVHDVDNDTSDLLITTNDPTHIFIYGSQTTVMYIYYPVSLSGQTFAVRITVSDGLEEAFQDINITVLDNLSPEVASPIPDFIFFEDNGLSDAFTIDDHFLDPDGDELTYTSLSSNVIVSIDNSTLVVDFSSVQDWFGVEYVTFRATDTFGGIREQTIKVDVLPVNDAPVILPIADLVLMKGQTYTLDLTEYIHDVDNSFSELTILVSGDYAETPSIAGYMLLFAYSDEGTDYIRLEVSDGSLTTYATIRVSIIGPPPPSIWDQIYWPWSIITIILAGLILAIFSRWFFARIDIDETFLIHRSGTLISHSVMEKETYVDEDIFSSMFTVIQEFIRDSFREIEDVPVRRIDFGDQKILIEKGEQVYLAIVYSGHETRRNMRPLKEALEEIERTYADELKDWSGFLAGFAGVERILRKHLGEFDPTNDIEAEDGGEGPFEIEKALDLDEADGSGHQEGGSK
- the pheT gene encoding phenylalanine--tRNA ligase subunit beta, whose protein sequence is MPVITLDYGDLISLIGQDVPMDELLERIPMLGASLEGVEGNEMSVEFFPNRPDLYSVEGVARALRGFLNFEKGLAHYPTEDSGIDFIVDKSVTDVRPYAVGGVVRDVEMTDELVKSLMDMQEKLHLTMGRKRRKVSVGVHDIDNVAPPFTYMGVPPEERTFFPLQGTREMNMAEILREHPKGVDYAYILEGKDRFPLIVDKNDEVLSFPPIINGIATTVTEETTNLFLDVTGLDYEAVHTTLVIVATALAERGGKLQTVNLHTPEGDSITPDLTPKTRVLNRVYANKLIGVDLSPEETVDCLERMRFACNVTGEDIEVQIPAYRNDILHPADLVEDVAIAYGYERIEPQTPRATTTGSLIRFNEACNSLRNLMIGYGYTEASTLSLVGADSQEEGVEHVKLMHPITTEQSTLRTSLLPSLMTLLQANRHHELPQRFFEAGDVVIEAKNVRKLAGVSIHAKAGFTEVKSLVQSLLRDLGHEMSIEPRKDGLFIRGRAASVVKGGEDIGKFGEMTPDVIDEYELSYPVVGFELDLPSLLAD